The genomic DNA AGGCCAGAATATGATCATATTTCCATAGTCATGTTTAACATAGTTTAACCCAAGAATTCAGATATCAAACAACTAGTATTCATTTAAATTTATATCCCTTTACTCCTAAATTTCATGCTTGACTTTCTAATCAGTACAAAGAAGTGAAGCATAATATGGATGATTTCACAGATTCATACTAATAGAGAGACTGACCAGTTTCACGCTTGTTCCATCTTACTGCTGCAACCTTGAAGCCTAATTGCTTCCCTGAAATCCACAGCAGCGGCAGCAGCATTGGCAATCTATATCTttttcacttgtcatttttcttttagtatttatttgtGGTTGACATTCGTGTAAGAGGGTATGGTCTTCCAAGGATTTTCAAAATATacgaaaattttgaaataattaaataaacccGTATCGGACACTCAAATTTGAGTTCGAGAAACACAGATAGCAACAGCTCCAACCAAGGCAATATTTGAACCCCAATCAAGCTTCCTTGCATTCACCACTTCATGTTCATGACATTCAACTCATCTCTCCCTCTTTTGTGACCCAAACCTTCAATTCCTTGCATATCTAGCCCTTCACACTCCAGTACTTTCTTTCTACATTGATTTTTGGCCTGATTTACCTCTTCTTAGACTGAAAGGTACATCAAAGGGGgatagaaatgaaaaaaaaactcgCAGCTTTAACTTCAGTGAAACTAATGGAAGCGTTGCCAGAACTGGACAGATTGGCTGCAATAAAGGGGGATAGTTTCCTTGCATTTAATGGTCTCAAGAATACCCCGAATATCTTTTCTGAATCAGCTAATAACAAGGTTGTTTTGAAAGATCAAAATGTTCTTAGTATGGCAATCTTCGAAAACTTGCTACTAATAATCCCCACAAGAGCATAGTGTAGAATCTTATACAATGATTTCATACCCAGCGATCTTTGCTATGATCATAATGGCACTGTGATAATTGGCACATGCACGAAGATTCTTAAACACTGTTATTGTGCTGCTCTCTGCAGTAGTCACCAATCTGAATGCATCAGCAAGCCTCTTCCTGTGATACGGCAGCATCTCTTGCTTCTGCTCATCCTCCACATCATGCAGGGCAAACCTCTCATCTGGAACCTACCCAAACACCTTCAACTTCCCTCCCAACCAATCCAGCGTTTGATATATTTTCCCACTAAGAGGGTGAGACCTATCTGCAGAAACAGACTCACGTTGCACTCCCCTCAAAGTAACCCAGTTGTCTCACAATCCCTCCTTGTTTCATCCTTATTCTCATTCTTGAGACATCACTCCGCTCACCAGCAGAAGCATATATATTCGGCAACAAAACATAAGAAGCACTGCAATTCAGTTCAAGATAAAGGATCGATTTTGCACCTCTTTCAGCCGCTCCTAAGTTAAATGCATCCTACAAGCACTAAGCAAAGCTATCCATATCATAGAATTTGGTTTTACCTGCATATTTTTTTATTAGCTCCTCTGCTTATTCCAATGCCCCACATGTACCCAGGGCATCAACCATACAAACATAGTGCTGAAGCTTTATCGCAGTGAATTTATATAGACCAATATACTAAAAAAAGCATCAGGCTGTTTGCAACATTCCGGAATGGCTGCAAGCAGAAAGCAACCATGTGAACGTAATCTCGGTCGGATCAACTTCATCACGTATCATTTGGATAAAGAGTGTGAGAACCAACATACCTTGACCATGCTGTGCACATCCACAATAACGGAGTTCCACAAGGCAACATTTTTCTCACCGACATTATAAAAAGCAACCCCAGCATCATTATTATTCCCACGTAAAGTATACAATACAACTAGAGAATTACCAACAAATACTTCAGAGTCCAGACTTCGCATGAAGACCATGGCAAGGGTCTCTTTGGCCTTGTCTAGAGCCTCTAATCCGCTGCTCAATTCAAAGCACTAGTGAAAGATGATTGATTTGGGGGACAACCATTCATATCATGTCTCCAAAAATTATCAACGCAGATTCATGCTTATGGTTCAGGCCATAACCAGCTAGAAGATGTCCATATTACCAAATTCCCATAACGTTTCTCACTGAAAACTGCGCAAGCGTCCTGCATTTGCTAGCAGTTCACATAAAAAGTTCAAAGCTACGCGCATATGAATTCATCAAAAGAAAACCCCAACTTAACCCGGCTACTAGTTTGAACACCCAAATGCAAGGCCATCACATTTGCAAAAGCTTTCAACACGCAAGAAAGCGTGTTTGAACTCAGCTTAACACCAGAACCCACCATCTTTTCACAAAAAAAATAAAGCTTCATAAGTTCTTCCATTATAATCCAATCAATCAGTCAATCGTTGAAGTGCATGAAATTACATTCCAATGTGGCATCTTCAAAAGCAAATTAACCCCCTCATCAACTCTCTGAAACTTCAAATACCCATAAATCATTGAATTCCAAGCCACAACATCCTTCAAAGGCATCTAAAAAAGCCACCTCTCAGCCACTTCAATTTCCCGAAACTGCAAGTACCCGCTTATCATTGTCATCCAAGAAACAACATTCCGGCCAGGCATTTCATCAAAAAGCTTCTTGGCCGAATTAAATCCCTGCAATTCAAACACCTTTAAATCATTGAATTCCACGAACCCATATCTCTCACCGGAATTTTCTCCAACAGTTGAATTGCATCATCAAGCCGATGATTCAGCGCACACCCATCGAATATCATGGTGTATAAATGTACCCCAGAGAATGAGATTTTGTTTAAAACCTCACCAGTGTCATCCAATCTTTGGTTCTATAGGTGATCGTAGAGTAAAAAGTTTACCATTGGGGGTGCGTGAGTTTTCATTACTAGAAACTGTTGCAAAGTAATTATCCTGTTGAAGTTGCTTGCATGTAGCACATGAAATATTGACAGAAGCTTCAAAACAAGGATGAAGGTTGGAAATGGACATTTCATCAAAGCTGAAAGCAAAGGAGATGTGCTTATTGACACTCCTATAGGtactaaacttattttaatgGTGCCTGAAATTGATAGAAACCTGTTCAATATAGCTTAGTTGCTACAAAAGGGCTATTCTATGGTGTTCAAAGGCAATGAGTGCTTAATCAGTGATCCAAATGGATCCAAGCTCATGCTAGTAACCATGGCTGACAAAAGCTTTGTTGTGGATTGGAACAAAGGCTTAGACAGTGCCTACACAGTTGCTTCAGATGAATCCAAGCTATGGCACAAGAGATTTGGTCATGCCAACTACAAATCAATGGCTCAGCTAACTAAAGAAGACCTGGTTGAAAACTTTGCTAATTCAGTTGAGAAAGAAGAAGTTTGTGAAGTTTTCCAATTAGGAAAGCAAGTCAGACTTCCATTCCCTTCAAATAAAGCTTGAAGAGCTTCTAAAAGACTGCAACTTATGCACACTCATATGCGTGGCCTCATGAAGACACTGTCTTTAAATGGCAGTAGATATTTCATCTTATTCATTGATGATTACTTAAGGCATTGCTGGGTTTACTTCATCCAGCATAAGTATGAAGTTGCCTCAGTGTTTTGAAAGTTCAAGGCTACAACAGAAACAGAATCAGGATGCAAGCTCAAGACTCTGAGGTTTGATAATGGAACTAAATACACCTTAGCTCAGTTTCAATCTTTTTGTGATGAAGCAGGCATCACAAACCAGCTCACCAACACCTACACACCTCATCAGAACGGTGTTAGTGAAAGAAAGAACAGAAGCCTGATGGATATGGCCAGATGCCTGTTGTTTAAGAAGAATTTGCCCAAAACCTTATAGGCCGAGGTAGTTAACACTGCTGTATACCTCCAAAATAGGCTCCCAGCCAAAGCTTTAGCTCATAAAACTCCATTTAAGGCCTGGTTTGGGTTCAAACCATCACTGGCTCACCTGAGGGTCTTTGGCTGTATCTGTTATGCACATGTTCCTATTGTCAAAAGAGACATGTTGGCCAAGAAAGCTCAACCTGGTATCCTAATGGGCTATAGCAGTATCAACAAGGGCTATAGGATCTTGGATCCTTCATCCAAAAAAGTACTTGTGAGTAGAGATATTGTATTCGATGAGAAATCAGCCTGGAATTGGGACAAGAATGAACCAGATGCTGCTGCTTAATATCTTGTGACAGATCAGACTGAAGCTGATCAAAATGGTTCTGAAATAGACATTGATGATGAACCAGTCAGGGGCACTAGACCATTGGCTGAGATTTATAAAAGAGTTCAGGTGCTGCAGTTGAACCAAGCTGTTTTGAAGAGGCTGAAGCTCAACAAGGCTGCAAACAGGCTATAGTTGATAAAATCAGTATGATTGAGAAGAATCAAACCTGACAGCTAGTTGAGAGACCAGGAAACAGGAAGGTCATTAGGGTGAAATGGGT from Gossypium arboreum isolate Shixiya-1 chromosome 9, ASM2569848v2, whole genome shotgun sequence includes the following:
- the LOC108455485 gene encoding pentatricopeptide repeat-containing protein At5g46460, mitochondrial-like, encoding MPLKDVVAWNSMIYGYLKFQRVDEGVNLLLKMPHWNMVGSGVKLSSNTLSCVLKAFANVMALHLGVQTSSRDACAVFSEKRYGNLVIWTSSSCGLEALDKAKETLAMVFMRSLDSEVFVGNSLVVLYTLRGNNNDAGVAFYNVGEKNVALWNSVIVDVHSMVKDAFNLGAAERGAKSILYLELNCSASYVLLPNIYASAGERSDVSRMRIRMKQGGIVPDERFALHDVEDEQKQEMLPYHRKRLADAFRLVTTAESSTITVFKNLRACANYHSAIMIIAKIAGYEIIV